The following proteins come from a genomic window of Nostoc sp. ATCC 53789:
- a CDS encoding 50S ribosome-binding GTPase, protein MTEQDDSQQLSEPTDGATTKSVDNSWTNRIGGVWNTATTRLTKLLPVEQLAQTVVGWFSVSETQVAEILEKIRAELPTTEALLIGKPQAGKSSIVRGLTGVSAEIIGQGFRPHTQHTQRYAYPSNDLPLLVFTDTVGLGDVNQDTQTIIQELVGDLQKETASARILLLTVKINDFATDTLRQIAQKLRQQYPNIPCLLVVTCLHEVYPADVVDHPAYPPDYQEVNRAFAAMQQAFAGITDHSVLIDFTLEEDGYNPVFYGLEALRDSLAELLPQAEAQAIYQLLDREETGKQLGNLYRDAARRYILPFAIMSATLAAVPLPFATMPVLTALQVSMVGLLGKLYGQTITPSQAGGVVSAIAGGFLAQAIARELIKFIPGFGSAIAASWAAAYTWALGEAACVYFGDLMGGKKPDPQRIQLVMQEAFQAAQERFKKVRNL, encoded by the coding sequence ATGACTGAGCAAGATGATTCTCAGCAATTGAGTGAACCGACCGATGGAGCAACTACCAAGTCGGTCGATAATTCTTGGACAAACCGCATTGGTGGTGTCTGGAACACAGCAACAACACGTTTAACCAAACTCCTACCCGTAGAACAACTGGCACAAACGGTTGTTGGATGGTTTAGCGTCAGTGAAACTCAAGTTGCAGAGATTTTAGAGAAAATTCGAGCCGAACTGCCAACCACAGAAGCACTACTAATTGGTAAACCCCAAGCCGGAAAAAGTTCAATTGTGCGGGGATTGACAGGAGTTTCGGCTGAGATTATTGGTCAAGGTTTTCGTCCGCACACGCAACACACGCAGCGCTATGCCTATCCTTCCAATGATCTGCCATTACTCGTTTTTACTGATACGGTAGGGCTAGGTGATGTCAACCAAGATACCCAAACAATCATTCAGGAGTTAGTTGGCGATTTACAAAAGGAAACTGCTTCCGCCAGAATCCTCCTTTTGACGGTCAAAATCAATGATTTTGCAACTGACACACTCCGACAAATTGCTCAAAAGTTACGCCAGCAGTATCCAAATATTCCCTGTCTGCTAGTAGTTACTTGCTTGCATGAGGTTTATCCTGCTGATGTTGTCGATCATCCTGCCTATCCGCCAGATTATCAAGAAGTCAACCGCGCATTTGCGGCAATGCAGCAAGCCTTCGCCGGGATAACTGACCACTCTGTACTAATCGACTTTACGCTAGAAGAAGATGGCTACAATCCTGTATTTTATGGCTTAGAAGCACTGCGAGATTCTTTAGCAGAACTACTCCCGCAAGCAGAAGCACAGGCGATTTATCAGCTATTAGATCGAGAAGAAACCGGAAAGCAACTTGGCAACCTTTATAGAGATGCAGCACGCCGTTATATTTTGCCATTTGCGATTATGTCTGCAACTCTTGCGGCAGTACCTCTACCATTTGCCACAATGCCTGTACTAACTGCTTTGCAAGTATCAATGGTGGGACTATTGGGTAAATTATATGGACAGACAATTACACCATCACAGGCGGGGGGTGTTGTCAGTGCGATCGCAGGTGGTTTCTTAGCACAGGCAATTGCACGGGAATTAATTAAATTTATACCAGGTTTCGGGAGTGCGATCGCTGCATCTTGGGCAGCCGCCTACACCTGGGCACTAGGGGAAGCAGCCTGCGTTTATTTTGGTGATTTAATGGGAGGTAAGAAACCCGATCCCCAGAGAATTCAGTTAGTAATGCAAGAAGCGTTTCAGGCGGCGCAAGAACGGTTTAAGAAAGTTCGTAATCTCTAA
- a CDS encoding addiction module protein, with protein sequence MSSVEQIMKEALALPSASRALLAEKLVESLEFDVDETLQMLWTDEAKKRRDEVRSGTVIPIPGEEALARVKQLLE encoded by the coding sequence ATGTCATCTGTTGAGCAGATCATGAAAGAAGCCTTAGCTTTGCCCAGTGCATCAAGAGCATTGTTGGCAGAAAAACTGGTTGAAAGTCTTGAATTTGATGTAGATGAAACACTTCAAATGCTTTGGACAGATGAAGCTAAGAAGCGTAGAGATGAAGTCCGAAGTGGTACAGTTATACCCATTCCTGGAGAGGAAGCCTTAGCTAGGGTGAAACAACTTTTGGAGTAA
- a CDS encoding discoidin domain-containing protein — MVQIKDLAITKTSAEDTDLFVLQNPTTGETYSITKADLFSGLSSGGGSGTDETALTYSSNGDDNGLFYYLGTNGKTTFWVNPATTSALIVTASSTEGGSPVGLSDRSASEYYSNISANNWIKYQIDTGKKLKCNYYSIRSRANNVDYYPRNWILQGSNDGSTWTDLDTQVNNTTISSISQWLSLPVTSTTAYSYFRLLQNGVDSSGVGYLCLGEIELYGLYY; from the coding sequence ATGGTACAGATTAAAGACCTTGCGATTACAAAAACTAGTGCAGAGGATACAGACTTATTTGTACTTCAAAACCCTACAACAGGTGAGACGTACAGTATTACGAAAGCTGATTTATTCTCAGGTTTATCTAGCGGTGGCGGTAGTGGAACGGATGAAACTGCCCTTACATATAGTTCAAACGGCGACGATAACGGGCTGTTTTATTATTTGGGTACAAACGGCAAAACAACATTCTGGGTTAACCCCGCCACGACATCAGCGTTGATTGTAACTGCAAGCAGTACAGAGGGCGGTTCCCCTGTTGGTCTATCAGACAGATCAGCGAGTGAATACTACTCGAACATCAGCGCTAACAACTGGATTAAGTATCAGATTGACACTGGAAAGAAACTGAAATGCAACTATTACAGCATACGGAGCCGGGCTAATAACGTAGATTATTATCCTCGCAATTGGATTTTACAAGGCAGTAACGATGGTAGTACTTGGACGGATTTAGATACTCAAGTTAACAATACGACCATTTCAAGTATTAGTCAGTGGCTTTCATTGCCTGTCACATCTACAACGGCTTACTCGTATTTCCGATTACTGCAAAATGGCGTTGATTCCTCTGGTGTAGGCTATCTCTGTTTAGGTGAAATCGAGTTATACGGATTATATTATTAA
- a CDS encoding Arm DNA-binding domain-containing protein yields the protein MKHNSDVPGQLALFAIAPTEERTTVHDPYWDEILAPQQDDPEQRWNPADFGEVPRKLSDNGQLTIFFDDSDEPPDPDDFKNLNDYHQAWSEWRTRVGAQVTSNTVPTTVETLVGGKVTLATQKVAPQHDTHWIEKYWVERSGNKYWYFRYCWMKGRKKNRCYIGSVDSIKAKQKRELVEIAIADGKLPIEIEKLIQGWKHEPSTMPKVPGNARFQER from the coding sequence ATGAAACATAATTCTGATGTGCCTGGGCAATTAGCATTATTTGCAATTGCACCAACTGAAGAAAGGACTACCGTTCATGATCCTTACTGGGATGAAATACTTGCGCCCCAACAAGACGACCCAGAACAGAGGTGGAATCCTGCTGATTTTGGAGAAGTCCCACGCAAATTAAGTGACAACGGACAACTGACAATTTTCTTTGATGACAGTGACGAGCCACCAGACCCAGACGATTTTAAAAATTTGAATGATTATCATCAAGCCTGGTCTGAGTGGCGTACACGTGTTGGGGCGCAAGTTACTTCAAACACTGTTCCAACCACAGTAGAAACTCTTGTTGGTGGGAAGGTTACATTAGCTACCCAAAAAGTTGCGCCCCAACACGATACCCACTGGATAGAGAAGTACTGGGTTGAGCGGTCTGGTAATAAATATTGGTATTTTCGGTACTGCTGGATGAAGGGCCGTAAGAAAAATCGCTGCTACATCGGCAGTGTGGACAGTATCAAGGCTAAACAGAAACGGGAATTGGTCGAAATTGCGATCGCAGATGGTAAATTACCAATTGAAATTGAGAAACTAATCCAAGGCTGGAAACATGAGCCGTCCACTATGCCCAAAGTGCCAGGGAATGCGCGTTTTCAAGAACGGTAG
- the dpdE gene encoding protein DpdE: MIKLGLLVQSQNNSLGIGKVTEISDTNANVEYFCSIGQRLQKTLPLSSLSEVRLEPQARCYIKYQTQDKWIVGRVFIWDEDTEMYQIDLPDKKTAIATEEDIYVRCNLPNTDPIETLAMKGHETPYFHDKRLAFVKSLIKQRAVSRGMTGLISANINLYPHQVEVVRRVLEDPIQRYLLADEVGLGKTIEAGAILRQFLLDEPKRGAVVLVPQYLLKQWRTELENKFYISHFGKRVAVLAVEDIHKINLKARIGCLILDEAHHIAAMATSKDAAVRQRFQTCKELAHKSDRLLLLSATPVLNHEQDFLAMLHLLDPATYKIGDLEGFRAKVESRQEIGRLLLSFKEDAEPVVLKSNLQQLRNLLAEDEYFLKLADDLENCLQTNFPEQDQIVQGIRTHVSDIYRLHRRMLRNRRAAVEDVIFDRNFTPKEEYDLDERSPDIHELLNQWRSVAPAEKPYQRIFLLLFLAAGTWLGILEQVITARLTGKPHAKLIQEFKEDDIRVLTTTPKFSGEEEILQSFLKIIRQPQEDGGRTENLKTVLLNQLGTYFKIPANVRKNQKEFITRIQQRIKRPITGDILPKFIVFTSFAQSCGEIVRYLSDTFGAETIVKHQFGESPDKVEEGLNKFRNNPNCFILVCDRSGEEGLNLQFADWLIHFDLPWSPNQLEQRLGRLDRIGSKIGVQSCVLIGPYLEDSPHNAWYQVLKDGFGIFQQSIASLQFYVDDKLAELETALFQSSAAGLLEMISPIQEQIEAEIAKISEQNALDEIDANDEIATEYFQDLDNYDACHLEMKRAIEGWICEALGFRGLNNPDSSEMRRYQPSTRTLVPINELKNRFADSYLDQFGTYNRRVANQNPGIKLFRVGEGFVEALWNYINWDDRGEAFAMWRTDSSWDAKEGKEWFGFQCNYVVEANLRIAKQVLLDNKLDSSQFKNLQRRVDALFPPIIETIYVDGRNEPIRVVEDKALLSILQRSYKDKNNNQGRDYNLAKERLGIIDDFVDPSKWQNFCYQVRNTSAELLSNRPDFIDLCQSCAKVAEKKLANRVEQLRLRLNQQSWDNALAEELKIETALNAAILQGISQPQIRLDSVGFIVVSGRSLVQFE; the protein is encoded by the coding sequence ATGATTAAGCTCGGTTTATTGGTACAGTCCCAGAATAACTCTTTGGGTATCGGCAAAGTTACGGAAATATCTGATACCAATGCAAACGTTGAGTATTTTTGCTCTATAGGGCAACGTCTTCAAAAAACTTTACCTTTAAGTTCGCTCTCTGAGGTCAGACTTGAACCACAGGCTCGATGCTATATTAAGTACCAAACTCAGGATAAATGGATAGTTGGGAGAGTTTTCATTTGGGATGAAGATACAGAAATGTATCAAATTGATTTACCAGATAAAAAAACTGCGATCGCTACTGAAGAAGACATTTACGTTCGTTGTAATCTCCCAAACACAGACCCCATCGAAACTCTAGCGATGAAGGGTCACGAAACGCCTTACTTCCACGACAAAAGATTGGCTTTCGTCAAATCCTTGATTAAGCAACGCGCTGTCAGTCGCGGGATGACAGGACTGATTTCGGCAAATATTAATCTTTATCCTCACCAAGTTGAAGTAGTGCGGCGGGTACTGGAAGACCCAATTCAACGCTACTTGCTAGCAGACGAGGTGGGACTCGGAAAAACCATCGAAGCGGGTGCGATTCTGCGTCAATTCCTCTTGGATGAACCGAAAAGGGGTGCGGTGGTATTAGTTCCGCAATATTTACTCAAACAATGGCGGACTGAGTTAGAAAACAAATTTTACATTTCCCATTTTGGCAAACGGGTAGCGGTGCTGGCGGTTGAAGATATCCATAAAATCAACCTGAAAGCGAGGATAGGCTGCTTAATTTTAGATGAAGCTCATCATATCGCAGCAATGGCGACTTCCAAGGATGCAGCAGTGCGCCAGCGTTTTCAGACTTGTAAAGAACTGGCTCATAAAAGCGATCGCTTACTTTTATTATCTGCCACTCCTGTTCTCAATCATGAGCAAGATTTCTTGGCAATGTTGCACTTGCTCGACCCAGCAACCTATAAAATTGGTGATTTAGAAGGTTTTCGTGCCAAAGTTGAAAGCCGTCAGGAAATTGGTAGACTTCTGCTTTCTTTCAAAGAAGATGCTGAACCTGTTGTTCTCAAAAGCAACTTGCAGCAACTACGAAACCTCTTAGCTGAGGATGAGTATTTCCTGAAGCTGGCGGATGATTTAGAAAATTGTTTACAAACAAATTTTCCAGAGCAAGACCAAATCGTCCAAGGGATTCGTACTCATGTCAGCGATATCTATCGACTACACCGCCGAATGCTTCGCAACCGTCGCGCGGCGGTAGAAGATGTGATATTTGACCGCAATTTTACACCCAAAGAAGAGTACGATTTAGACGAGCGATCGCCTGATATCCACGAACTGCTGAATCAATGGCGTAGTGTTGCTCCTGCTGAAAAGCCATATCAGCGAATTTTTCTGCTGTTATTTCTCGCGGCTGGTACTTGGTTAGGCATTTTAGAGCAGGTAATTACTGCCCGCTTAACTGGTAAGCCTCATGCTAAACTCATCCAGGAGTTTAAAGAAGATGATATTCGCGTCTTAACTACAACCCCCAAATTCTCAGGGGAAGAAGAGATTCTACAATCCTTCCTTAAAATTATTCGTCAACCCCAAGAAGACGGAGGACGGACGGAAAATTTGAAAACTGTACTGCTGAATCAGCTAGGTACATACTTCAAAATTCCCGCAAACGTTCGGAAGAATCAAAAGGAATTCATCACGAGAATACAGCAGAGAATCAAAAGACCAATTACAGGCGATATTCTGCCCAAATTTATTGTATTTACCAGTTTTGCCCAAAGTTGTGGCGAAATAGTCCGGTATTTGTCTGATACCTTTGGTGCAGAGACAATCGTCAAACATCAATTTGGAGAATCACCAGACAAAGTTGAGGAAGGCTTAAATAAGTTTAGGAATAACCCAAACTGCTTTATTCTAGTATGCGATCGCTCAGGAGAAGAAGGGCTTAACCTCCAATTTGCCGATTGGTTAATTCATTTTGACCTTCCTTGGTCGCCTAATCAATTAGAGCAAAGACTTGGCAGACTTGACCGCATTGGCAGCAAAATTGGAGTTCAATCTTGTGTTTTGATTGGCCCCTATTTGGAAGATAGTCCTCACAATGCTTGGTATCAAGTATTAAAAGATGGATTTGGTATTTTCCAGCAATCAATTGCGAGTTTACAGTTTTATGTAGATGATAAACTTGCAGAATTAGAAACAGCTTTGTTTCAATCAAGTGCTGCTGGATTGTTAGAGATGATTTCACCAATTCAAGAGCAAATTGAAGCCGAAATTGCAAAAATTAGCGAACAAAATGCTCTAGATGAAATTGACGCTAACGATGAAATTGCCACCGAGTATTTTCAAGACCTCGATAATTACGATGCTTGTCATCTAGAAATGAAACGAGCAATTGAAGGCTGGATTTGTGAGGCGCTGGGATTTCGAGGACTTAATAACCCCGACTCATCAGAGATGCGACGTTATCAACCCTCAACGCGGACATTGGTTCCCATAAATGAGTTAAAAAACCGTTTTGCTGATAGTTACCTAGACCAATTTGGTACTTATAATCGCAGGGTGGCAAACCAGAATCCTGGGATTAAACTCTTTCGAGTTGGGGAAGGATTTGTCGAAGCACTCTGGAACTATATAAACTGGGATGACCGAGGTGAAGCCTTTGCAATGTGGCGCACTGATTCATCTTGGGATGCGAAAGAAGGGAAAGAGTGGTTTGGTTTTCAATGCAATTATGTAGTTGAGGCAAATTTAAGAATTGCCAAGCAAGTTTTACTAGATAACAAACTCGATAGTTCTCAATTCAAAAACTTGCAACGACGTGTTGACGCTCTATTTCCGCCAATTATAGAAACTATCTATGTTGATGGTCGTAATGAGCCAATCCGCGTTGTTGAAGACAAAGCTCTCTTAAGTATTCTGCAACGTTCATATAAAGATAAAAACAATAATCAAGGACGAGATTACAATCTGGCAAAAGAGCGCTTAGGAATTATTGACGATTTTGTTGACCCTAGTAAATGGCAAAATTTCTGCTATCAAGTACGTAACACTTCTGCGGAATTACTTTCAAATCGTCCCGATTTTATTGACTTGTGCCAAAGTTGTGCTAAAGTCGCCGAAAAGAAATTAGCCAATAGAGTAGAACAATTACGCCTGCGTCTAAACCAACAAAGCTGGGATAATGCCCTAGCTGAAGAATTGAAGATAGAAACTGCTTTAAATGCAGCCATTCTCCAAGGAATTAGCCAACCCCAGATTAGGCTTGATTCTGTCGGTTTTATTGTTGTATCGGGGCGATCGCTTGTGCAATTTGAATGA
- a CDS encoding tyrosine-type recombinase/integrase, whose protein sequence is MKNNRNGQAAVFTAKEYSRIRNNIHSQKYKLLLDLAWFTGERWGALVQMKIADLYDAEGNPLKLITFRARTRKAVGGKKKLQKTRQVPVHPTLHEALKAYTPEDPDSEWLFPSKRSYTEGEIIKHISLRYADMVFREAVQKAGLESRGLSTHSSRRSFVTHLARNGVSLRIIQKLLGYADLKMLAVYIDVTDCDLEGAIATL, encoded by the coding sequence ATGAAAAACAACCGCAATGGACAAGCGGCTGTTTTTACGGCTAAAGAATATTCTCGAATCCGTAATAACATCCACAGCCAAAAATACAAATTGCTTTTAGACTTGGCATGGTTCACGGGGGAAAGGTGGGGGGCACTGGTGCAAATGAAAATTGCGGATCTTTACGATGCTGAGGGCAACCCACTTAAGTTGATTACTTTTCGGGCCCGCACTCGCAAGGCTGTAGGGGGGAAAAAGAAACTTCAGAAAACTAGACAAGTGCCAGTACACCCAACTCTTCATGAAGCGTTGAAAGCATACACTCCAGAAGATCCAGATTCGGAGTGGTTATTTCCTTCCAAAAGGAGCTACACCGAAGGGGAAATTATCAAGCACATCTCTCTGAGATATGCGGATATGGTGTTTCGGGAGGCAGTGCAAAAAGCTGGCTTGGAGAGCCGCGGACTAAGCACTCATTCCAGCCGCCGGAGCTTTGTAACCCATCTGGCTCGTAACGGTGTTTCGTTGCGAATTATTCAAAAGCTATTGGGATATGCGGATTTGAAGATGTTGGCAGTTTACATTGACGTTACTGATTGTGACCTCGAAGGCGCGATCGCAACTCTATGA
- a CDS encoding DUF4350 domain-containing protein, producing the protein MKRSNRLAWMGAIALAAIVLLTLLVAPNNTKISTGSTYNRASDGYGAWYAFMQQKGISIKRWQKPFSDIQPENSPVTFLQVSAYPRETALDSQEREWVEKGNTLVILGAGARVTEAEFSTMQKSPQGDIKIDTRRRYQKANSKQVDLGDRFGAVVWEKNYNQGKVIFSTTPYLAANAYQDYLSNFKYLASLVTENSNTVFVDEYIHGYKDADVRKKESEGNLSSFFAKTPLFPILVQVSILLLVLTWAQNRRFGKPVALDTPVTDNSEAYIQALAGVLQKADTTDFVVEMVGKQEQLQLQKALGLGQVLLERQALINFWKEKTGTSAAELDVVLKLQSHKQPISERELLSWLGKWRSIRKIRNS; encoded by the coding sequence ATGAAACGTTCAAATCGCCTTGCTTGGATGGGAGCGATCGCACTAGCTGCGATCGTTTTGCTTACTTTGTTAGTGGCTCCCAATAATACAAAAATTAGCACTGGCTCTACTTATAACCGCGCCTCTGATGGATATGGTGCTTGGTATGCTTTTATGCAACAGAAAGGAATTTCTATCAAGCGTTGGCAAAAACCTTTTAGTGATATTCAGCCAGAAAATAGCCCCGTTACCTTTCTACAGGTAAGCGCTTATCCAAGGGAGACAGCATTGGATAGTCAAGAGCGGGAATGGGTAGAAAAAGGCAATACTTTGGTAATTTTGGGTGCAGGGGCGCGGGTTACAGAAGCGGAGTTTAGCACTATGCAAAAATCTCCTCAAGGTGATATCAAAATTGATACACGTAGACGATATCAGAAAGCTAACTCCAAGCAAGTTGATTTAGGCGATCGCTTTGGTGCTGTTGTCTGGGAAAAAAATTACAACCAAGGAAAGGTAATTTTTTCTACCACTCCTTATTTAGCCGCCAACGCTTACCAAGATTATTTAAGTAATTTCAAGTATTTAGCTAGTTTAGTAACCGAAAATAGTAACACAGTATTTGTTGATGAATACATCCACGGCTATAAAGATGCTGATGTCAGAAAAAAAGAAAGCGAAGGTAATTTATCTAGCTTTTTTGCTAAAACTCCTTTATTTCCAATATTAGTGCAGGTAAGTATTCTGCTATTGGTGCTAACTTGGGCCCAGAATCGCCGCTTTGGGAAGCCAGTGGCTTTAGATACACCAGTTACAGATAATAGCGAAGCATATATCCAAGCTTTAGCGGGAGTCTTGCAGAAAGCGGATACCACCGACTTTGTTGTCGAGATGGTGGGTAAACAAGAACAACTCCAACTACAAAAAGCCTTGGGATTAGGACAAGTACTTTTAGAACGTCAAGCTTTAATCAATTTCTGGAAAGAAAAAACAGGCACAAGTGCAGCAGAACTGGATGTAGTTTTAAAGCTACAATCCCACAAACAACCCATCAGTGAACGAGAACTGTTAAGCTGGTTGGGCAAATGGCGAAGCATTAGGAAAATTCGTAATTCGTAA
- a CDS encoding RNA-binding S4 domain-containing protein, with product MKKIRDNTIKLNQYLKLMGIVPTGGQAKLMIQGGDVQVNGMLETRRGRRLVPGDKVTIEGKTLEVNLDNNEDQNVVIDFPEQTE from the coding sequence ATGAAGAAAATCCGAGACAACACAATTAAGTTAAACCAATATTTAAAGTTGATGGGTATAGTGCCAACTGGAGGACAAGCCAAGCTAATGATTCAAGGTGGCGATGTCCAAGTAAACGGTATGCTGGAAACCCGACGAGGGCGGAGGCTAGTACCGGGTGATAAAGTGACAATAGAAGGAAAGACTTTAGAGGTGAATTTGGATAACAATGAAGACCAAAATGTAGTAATAGATTTTCCCGAACAAACCGAGTAA
- the arfB gene encoding alternative ribosome rescue aminoacyl-tRNA hydrolase ArfB: MLQISNKVIIPQSDIEISAIRSQGAGGQNVNKVSTAIHLRFDIVASSLPDYYKEQLLKLNDRRITQEGVVVIKAQEHRSQENNRESALKRLQELIQSAVVVTIKRKPTKPTRSSQRKRLDYKTKRGQVKSNRGQVTEF, from the coding sequence ATGCTGCAAATTTCCAACAAAGTTATAATCCCCCAGAGTGATATTGAAATTAGTGCGATTCGTTCGCAAGGAGCAGGAGGCCAGAATGTAAATAAGGTTTCCACAGCGATTCACTTACGCTTCGATATTGTCGCTTCATCATTACCAGATTATTATAAAGAACAGCTTTTAAAGCTGAACGATCGCCGCATCACCCAGGAAGGAGTTGTTGTCATCAAAGCACAGGAACACCGAAGCCAAGAAAACAATCGGGAATCAGCTTTGAAACGACTTCAAGAACTCATTCAAAGTGCAGTTGTCGTGACGATAAAACGCAAACCCACGAAACCTACTCGCAGTTCTCAAAGAAAGCGCCTTGACTACAAAACTAAGCGCGGACAGGTTAAGTCTAACAGAGGACAGGTGACAGAATTTTAG
- a CDS encoding Uma2 family endonuclease, whose product MIQALRKLVTFEDFAAWRPEGSRYELHDGVIVEMAQPTGDHEDVVGFLALEISADIKRLNLPYYIPKTVLVKPLEGESAYSPDILIINRPNLVNEPLWKKESTVSQAVSIPLVIEVVSSNWRDDYYKKLADYEAIGIPEYWIIDYAAIGARKFIGNPKLPTISIYQLIDGEYQVTQFRGSDPIVSPTFPELNLTAEQIFKAS is encoded by the coding sequence ATGATTCAAGCTTTACGTAAACTAGTAACTTTTGAAGATTTTGCAGCATGGCGGCCCGAGGGCAGCAGATACGAATTACATGATGGCGTGATTGTTGAAATGGCACAACCAACGGGTGATCATGAAGATGTTGTCGGTTTTTTGGCACTAGAAATATCTGCTGATATCAAGCGTCTAAATTTACCTTATTACATTCCAAAAACCGTATTAGTAAAACCACTTGAAGGTGAATCAGCTTATTCACCAGACATATTAATAATCAATCGACCAAATTTAGTGAATGAGCCTTTATGGAAAAAGGAATCGACTGTATCTCAAGCGGTATCTATTCCATTAGTTATTGAAGTTGTTAGTAGTAATTGGCGGGATGATTACTACAAAAAATTAGCTGATTATGAAGCTATAGGTATTCCTGAATATTGGATTATAGATTACGCGGCTATAGGCGCTAGAAAGTTTATTGGAAATCCTAAACTGCCTACTATATCCATTTATCAATTAATCGATGGTGAGTACCAAGTTACTCAATTTAGAGGTAGCGATCCCATCGTCTCGCCTACTTTCCCAGAGTTAAATTTAACTGCTGAACAGATTTTTAAAGCTAGCTAA
- a CDS encoding MoxR family ATPase has translation MSETHPILIRLGQGLNQVVVGQSSLIQQLLVALLAGGHVILEGVPGTGKTLLVKVLAQLIQGDFRRIQLTPDVLPSDITGTNIFDLNSRNFTLKKGPIFTEVLLADEINRTPPKTQAALLEAMEEMQVTLDGESLPLPDLFWVIATQNPLEFEGTYPLPEAQLDRFLFKLVVDYPDQAAEKQMLLNRQAGFSARRLDISRLKPIATVADILQARQAVKEVKVSEAIVDYLLALVRISRQYPDLTLGASPRAAGAWLQTSQALAWLAGRDFVTPDDVKAVASPLLRHRLILKPEAMLDGLQMDAVIASVINQVPVPR, from the coding sequence ATGAGCGAAACTCATCCTATCTTAATTCGCCTTGGTCAAGGTCTTAATCAAGTAGTTGTTGGGCAATCGAGCTTAATACAACAACTTTTAGTAGCACTACTAGCGGGTGGGCACGTAATTTTAGAAGGAGTACCGGGAACTGGTAAAACTCTCCTGGTAAAAGTATTAGCGCAGTTAATTCAAGGAGATTTTCGCCGAATTCAACTAACACCAGATGTTTTACCTTCAGATATTACTGGGACAAATATTTTTGACTTGAATAGCCGCAATTTCACTTTGAAAAAAGGGCCAATATTTACCGAAGTACTGTTAGCAGACGAAATCAACCGTACTCCTCCCAAGACACAAGCAGCATTGCTGGAAGCGATGGAAGAGATGCAGGTAACGCTGGATGGTGAAAGTTTGCCCTTACCAGATTTATTTTGGGTGATTGCAACCCAAAACCCACTGGAATTTGAGGGGACTTATCCCTTACCAGAAGCGCAATTGGATAGATTTTTATTTAAGTTAGTGGTAGATTACCCAGATCAAGCTGCGGAAAAGCAAATGTTACTCAATCGTCAGGCTGGGTTTTCAGCAAGACGTTTGGATATTAGCCGTTTGAAACCAATCGCAACAGTAGCCGACATTTTACAAGCACGACAAGCAGTTAAAGAAGTTAAAGTATCAGAAGCGATCGTTGATTATTTGTTAGCCTTGGTGAGAATATCGCGTCAATATCCCGATTTAACTTTGGGTGCATCACCTCGCGCCGCCGGTGCTTGGTTGCAGACATCTCAAGCATTAGCGTGGTTAGCTGGCAGAGATTTTGTCACGCCAGATGATGTAAAAGCAGTTGCATCGCCATTGCTGCGTCATCGCCTCATTTTGAAACCAGAAGCAATGCTGGATGGTTTACAAATGGATGCGGTAATTGCGTCGGTAATTAATCAAGTACCAGTTCCAAGGTGA
- a CDS encoding type II toxin-antitoxin system RelE/ParE family toxin, whose translation MKYVFHPTALTEYGEAVKFYAERRVELAQAFINTVEDTIFRIIQSPTRWAVINEDIRRCLTRKFPYGILYTIEEDYILILAVMHCSREPGYWKERVKEQPSGEETEL comes from the coding sequence ATGAAATACGTTTTTCATCCAACAGCATTAACTGAATATGGCGAAGCGGTCAAGTTTTATGCAGAGCGTCGAGTTGAATTAGCACAGGCATTTATAAATACGGTTGAGGATACAATTTTCCGAATCATCCAGTCACCGACTCGCTGGGCTGTTATTAACGAAGATATTCGTCGATGTCTAACACGCAAATTTCCCTATGGAATTTTATACACCATTGAGGAAGATTACATTTTGATTTTGGCGGTGATGCACTGTAGCCGTGAACCAGGATATTGGAAAGAGCGTGTTAAAGAGCAACCATCGGGTGAAGAAACTGAACTTTAG